From the genome of Maniola jurtina chromosome 10, ilManJurt1.1, whole genome shotgun sequence, one region includes:
- the LOC123868689 gene encoding A-kinase anchor protein 14-like, translating into MQGLVVFTALLACAAAAPGLLVAHQPVVAAVHSAPVVHAAVPVVASKTTITKSSQLVNHGSPVVHSVHTPIVAAVPVVHSAPIVHAAPIVHAAPVVHTAPVVVKTVPSAIAHSSSLVHHSPIKTIPIVSVH; encoded by the exons ATGCAGGGACTC GTTGTATTCACCGCTCTCCTGGcctgcgccgccgccgcccctgGCCTGCTAGTGGCCCACCAACCCGTAGTGGCCGCAGTCCACTCTGCCCCAGTAGTCCACGCAGCAGTGCCAGTCGTGGCCTCCAAAACCACCATCACCAAGAGCAGCCAGCTTGTCAACCACGGATCCCCAGTTGTCCACTCCGTACATACTCCCATCGTAGCTGCTGTCCCAGTAGTTCACTCTGCCCCGATAGTTCATGCCGCCCCCATCGTTCACGCCGCCCCAGTAGTTCACACCGCCCCAGTCGTCGTCAAGACTGTCCCATCTGCGATCGCGCACAGCAGCTCTCTAGTTCATCACTCCCCCATCAAAACCATCCCCATTGTTTCAGTCCATTAG
- the LOC123868690 gene encoding cuticle protein 16.8 codes for MIKLTILLAIVAIAHCGVIAPIVPVAHPVVAHHVAPVVAHPVVSHSAVVHPAPIVHAPVVHAAPVVPVVKHHVAPIVAVHHH; via the exons ATGATTAAACTG ACAATCCTCCTAGCCATCGTGGCCATCGCGCACTGTGGGGTAATAGCGCCCATAGTACCAGTCGCGCACCCCGTAGTGGCCCACCACGTAGCGCCAGTGGTCGCCCACCCAGTGGTCTCCCACAGTGCGGTGGTGCACCCGGCGCCCATCGTGCACGCGCCCGTCGTCCACGCCGCGCCCGTAGTGCCCGTGGTCAAACATCATGTTGCGCCCATCGTGGCCGTGCACCACCATTAA